One window from the genome of Blastopirellula retiformator encodes:
- a CDS encoding GntP family permease has protein sequence MLAIVLGMLIVVGGVLFFRLHAFLALFFATLVVAAATASYCVRESALDNHAANIVALADQQVELAAVGDEFKSQPGAYYIVSGEEDLPQLDAQSVWIEQFDASTATLRENLAESPRLPARLISQHDYDQAVKLSETSATSRVADALGKTFGKIGVLIAMASIIGQCLLTSGAAERIVQTIRQALGQRWTTLAFVISSFILAIPVFFDTVFFLMLPLAQAMARRTGRDYLKYVMSIIVGGTLAHSLVPPTPGPLFVASELNVSIGAMAIGGIAVGIWGVFAGYIYMLWANRRWQIPLRFDEAEQVTDAAPPNDSRLPSFGLSILPVVIPIILLALLTFYKAAKPDFGSALTPVLDTAIPFLGDKNIALSLGALLAMLTLILKPKTTWVELGKSVQKALAEGGVVILITCAGGAFGEMIRQTDVGATIANLMPSSVSGSGLLAMAFLVTLTIRVIQGSATVAMIAAIGIVVPLATQIGLPFHPVYLALAIGCGSKPLPWMNDSGFWVISRMSGFTEKETLQTFSVLLTIMGIASFLATLLAAYLFPLA, from the coding sequence ATGCTTGCGATCGTTTTGGGAATGCTCATCGTCGTTGGCGGCGTGCTGTTTTTTCGGCTGCATGCATTCCTGGCCCTATTCTTCGCCACGCTGGTCGTCGCCGCCGCAACGGCGTCTTATTGCGTTCGCGAAAGCGCGCTCGACAATCACGCGGCGAACATCGTCGCCCTTGCCGACCAGCAGGTAGAACTAGCCGCTGTGGGCGATGAATTTAAAAGCCAGCCCGGCGCCTACTACATCGTCAGCGGCGAGGAGGATCTCCCGCAGCTAGACGCGCAATCCGTTTGGATCGAGCAATTCGACGCATCGACCGCAACGCTCCGCGAAAACTTGGCTGAATCGCCTCGACTGCCTGCGCGGCTAATTTCTCAGCACGACTACGACCAAGCCGTAAAGCTGTCCGAAACCAGCGCCACCAGCCGCGTCGCCGACGCACTTGGCAAGACGTTCGGCAAAATTGGCGTACTGATTGCGATGGCCTCGATCATCGGCCAATGTCTCTTAACCAGCGGCGCCGCAGAACGGATCGTGCAGACCATTCGCCAGGCGCTCGGCCAGCGCTGGACCACGCTCGCCTTTGTGATCAGCAGTTTCATCTTGGCGATTCCGGTCTTCTTCGACACGGTGTTTTTCCTGATGTTGCCGCTCGCCCAAGCGATGGCTCGCCGCACCGGTCGCGACTACCTAAAGTACGTGATGTCGATCATCGTCGGGGGAACGCTCGCCCATTCGCTGGTGCCGCCGACTCCGGGTCCGCTATTTGTCGCTAGCGAACTCAACGTCAGCATCGGCGCCATGGCGATCGGCGGGATTGCGGTCGGCATCTGGGGCGTCTTCGCCGGTTACATTTACATGCTGTGGGCCAATCGCCGGTGGCAAATTCCGCTCCGTTTCGACGAAGCCGAACAAGTGACCGACGCGGCGCCGCCCAATGATTCGCGGCTCCCCAGCTTCGGCCTCTCGATCTTGCCGGTCGTCATCCCGATTATTCTGCTCGCGCTGCTAACGTTCTACAAAGCCGCGAAGCCCGACTTCGGCAGTGCGCTGACCCCGGTTCTCGACACGGCCATTCCTTTCCTGGGCGATAAGAACATCGCGTTATCGTTGGGCGCTCTGTTAGCGATGCTAACGCTGATCTTGAAGCCGAAGACCACCTGGGTCGAACTCGGCAAGTCGGTGCAGAAGGCATTGGCCGAAGGGGGCGTCGTCATCTTGATCACCTGTGCCGGCGGCGCATTTGGAGAGATGATTCGGCAAACCGATGTCGGCGCCACGATCGCCAACTTAATGCCGTCGTCGGTCAGCGGGTCCGGCCTACTGGCGATGGCGTTTCTCGTCACCTTGACTATTCGCGTCATTCAAGGCTCGGCGACCGTCGCCATGATCGCGGCCATTGGGATCGTCGTCCCGTTAGCGACGCAAATTGGGCTGCCGTTTCATCCGGTCTACCTGGCGCTGGCGATCGGTTGCGGCTCGAAACCGCTGCCCTGGATGAACGACAGCGGCTTCTGGGTGATCAGCCGGATGAGTGGATTTACCGAGAAAGAAACGCTGCAAACCTTCTCGGTGCTGCTTACGATTATGGGCATCGCCTCGTTTCTGGCGACGCTGTTGGCGGCCTACCTTTTCCCCCTTGCGTAA
- the araD gene encoding L-arabinonate dehydratase translates to MPAEPSENSELHSSRWFAPDSLRGFGHRSRLKGMGYDDEDFRGKPVVAILNTWSDLNTCHSHFPERVKEVKRGILQRGGFPVEIPVMSLGEMMMKPTTMLYRNLLAMETEEVLRCHPIDAAVLMGGCDKTVPALLMGAISANRPAIFLPAGPMLRARWKDQTLGSGSDAWKYWDERRAGNLCDESWGQIENCIARSAGTCMTMGTASTMSAIAESLGFTLPGASSVPAVIAEHSRLAVATGRRAVEMALADLRPSSFLSPTSFDNSIVTSMAIGGSTNAIVHIIAMARRAGIELTLERFDELSRTTPVLANIRPAGKFLMEDFFDSGGLPALLKELGEHIDGTRQTVNGQTLAENISAAEVIDADIIRPLDNPISATGGTFVLRGNLAPSGCVIKPTAASPRLLDHTGPAVVFDDYARLKAKLNDPASGITGDSVLILRNAGPQGGPGFPEWGMLPIPDHLLKQGVRDLVRISDARMSGTSYGACVLHIAPEAAVGGPLGLVQTGDLIQLNVAERSLNLLVDDDELARRRAAWKPRPPRYTRGYGAMFLKHVTQADVGCDFDFLHHGDETPDPDIF, encoded by the coding sequence ATGCCTGCTGAACCTTCTGAGAACTCCGAATTGCACAGCAGTCGCTGGTTCGCCCCCGACAGCCTCCGCGGCTTCGGTCATCGCTCGCGGCTGAAAGGGATGGGCTACGATGACGAGGACTTTCGCGGCAAGCCGGTCGTCGCGATCCTGAACACGTGGAGCGATCTGAACACCTGTCATTCGCACTTTCCGGAACGGGTCAAAGAGGTCAAGCGGGGCATCTTGCAGCGCGGCGGCTTTCCGGTTGAGATCCCGGTGATGTCGCTCGGCGAAATGATGATGAAGCCGACGACGATGCTCTATCGCAACCTGCTGGCGATGGAAACCGAAGAGGTCCTCCGCTGTCACCCGATCGACGCGGCGGTGCTGATGGGCGGTTGCGACAAGACCGTGCCGGCCCTGTTGATGGGCGCGATCTCGGCCAATCGCCCCGCCATCTTCTTGCCCGCCGGTCCGATGCTCCGGGCGCGCTGGAAAGATCAAACGCTCGGCAGCGGCAGCGACGCCTGGAAATACTGGGACGAACGCCGCGCCGGCAACCTGTGCGACGAGTCGTGGGGACAGATCGAGAACTGCATCGCTCGCTCGGCCGGCACCTGCATGACGATGGGAACCGCGTCGACCATGTCGGCGATCGCCGAATCGCTCGGTTTTACGCTGCCGGGCGCCTCGTCGGTTCCGGCGGTCATCGCCGAACATTCGCGTCTGGCGGTCGCCACCGGGCGCCGCGCAGTCGAAATGGCGCTGGCCGACCTGCGACCTTCCTCCTTCCTTTCGCCGACCTCCTTCGACAATTCAATCGTCACCAGCATGGCGATCGGCGGCTCGACCAACGCGATCGTTCACATCATCGCCATGGCCCGCCGTGCCGGCATTGAACTGACGCTGGAGCGGTTCGACGAACTGTCGCGCACCACGCCGGTGCTGGCCAACATCCGCCCGGCCGGCAAGTTCCTGATGGAAGATTTCTTCGACTCCGGCGGACTGCCGGCGCTACTGAAGGAACTAGGCGAGCACATCGACGGGACGCGGCAGACGGTCAACGGGCAGACCCTGGCCGAGAACATCTCTGCCGCCGAAGTGATCGATGCCGACATCATTCGGCCGCTCGACAATCCAATTTCGGCAACCGGCGGCACGTTTGTCTTGCGGGGCAATCTCGCTCCGTCCGGCTGCGTGATCAAGCCAACCGCCGCCTCACCGCGATTGCTGGACCACACCGGCCCGGCGGTCGTATTTGACGACTACGCCAGGCTGAAGGCGAAGCTCAACGATCCCGCATCCGGCATCACCGGCGACTCGGTCTTGATCTTGCGCAATGCTGGACCGCAAGGCGGCCCCGGTTTTCCGGAATGGGGCATGTTGCCGATCCCCGATCACCTGCTGAAGCAAGGGGTCCGCGATCTTGTCCGAATCTCCGACGCCCGGATGAGCGGCACCAGCTATGGCGCCTGCGTATTACACATCGCGCCGGAAGCGGCGGTCGGCGGACCGCTGGGCCTGGTACAGACTGGCGATCTGATTCAATTGAACGTCGCTGAGCGCAGTCTGAACCTGTTGGTCGACGACGACGAACTGGCGCGACGACGCGCCGCCTGGAAACCTCGCCCTCCGCGGTACACCCGCGGTTATGGAGCGATGTTCCTGAAGCACGTCACCCAGGCTGACGTCGGCTGCGATTTTGATTTCCTTCATCACGGCGACGAAACGCCCGACCCCGATATTTTCTGA
- a CDS encoding dihydrodipicolinate synthase family protein, whose amino-acid sequence MDTKPLTAETICRSVWAVPSLARNSEGALDVAENAKLIKHIEQGGISTLLYGGNAIFYHLTLAEYRSALELISTTAADDTLVIPAIGPAFGTMLDQVDILLDFNFPNVMLLPQRDVVSSPGIASAVRKVAEKLGKPVVLYLKYDGTVSVEDAAALASDGVISAIKYAVVRKDYTQDDYLRSLTDQIDKSLILSGLGDQPAIVHMRDFGLGGFTTGCGCIFPQMSTDLLAAIHAEKWDEAEAIRERFLPLEQLRDSLGPISILHRATELAGIAQTGPIIPLLSEPAESVREEIAAALHQMK is encoded by the coding sequence ATGGATACCAAACCGCTTACCGCTGAAACCATCTGCCGTTCCGTCTGGGCGGTCCCGTCGTTGGCCCGCAATAGCGAAGGGGCGCTCGACGTCGCGGAAAATGCGAAGCTGATCAAGCACATCGAGCAAGGCGGCATCTCGACGCTGCTCTATGGCGGCAACGCGATCTTCTATCATCTGACGCTCGCCGAGTATCGATCGGCGCTTGAGTTGATCAGCACGACCGCCGCCGACGACACGCTGGTCATTCCGGCAATCGGTCCGGCCTTCGGCACGATGCTCGACCAGGTCGACATCCTGCTCGACTTCAATTTTCCGAACGTCATGCTGTTGCCGCAGCGCGACGTCGTCTCGTCGCCCGGCATCGCTTCGGCGGTTCGCAAAGTCGCTGAGAAGCTGGGCAAGCCCGTCGTGCTGTATCTGAAGTACGACGGCACGGTTTCGGTCGAAGACGCCGCCGCGCTGGCGAGCGACGGCGTTATCTCGGCGATCAAGTACGCCGTCGTTCGCAAAGACTACACCCAAGACGACTACTTGCGCAGCCTGACCGACCAGATCGACAAGAGCCTGATCTTAAGCGGCCTGGGTGATCAACCGGCGATCGTCCACATGCGTGACTTTGGTCTGGGCGGCTTCACGACCGGCTGCGGCTGCATCTTCCCGCAGATGTCGACTGACCTGCTCGCCGCCATTCACGCCGAAAAGTGGGACGAAGCGGAAGCGATCCGCGAGCGTTTCCTGCCGCTGGAACAACTCCGCGATTCGCTCGGCCCGATCAGCATCTTGCACCGCGCCACCGAACTGGCCGGCATCGCCCAGACCGGACCGATCATTCCACTGCTGTCGGAACCGGCCGAGTCGGTCAGAGAAGAAATCGCCGCCGCGCTGCACCAGATGAAGTAG